A single genomic interval of uncultured Pseudodesulfovibrio sp. harbors:
- a CDS encoding single-stranded DNA-binding protein, translating to MAGSMNKVILIGRLGQDPKLSYTSSGQAVANFSLATDEGYRDKQTGQKVERTEWHRVVAWRQAAEFVGNYLSKGRLVMVEGKLQTRKWQGQDGQDRYTTEIVADRVDGLDRAPEGQGNYQGRQQGGYQQNNQQNNYQQQAPQGGYQQNQQRQAPQQQPQQPEEDLGPAFPSEASGMDDVPF from the coding sequence ATGGCTGGTAGCATGAATAAAGTTATCCTGATCGGCAGATTGGGACAGGACCCCAAGCTTTCCTACACTTCATCAGGACAGGCTGTAGCGAATTTTTCTCTGGCCACCGATGAAGGGTATCGCGACAAGCAGACCGGCCAGAAAGTGGAACGCACCGAGTGGCATCGTGTCGTCGCATGGCGGCAGGCCGCTGAATTTGTCGGGAACTATCTCAGCAAGGGGCGTCTGGTGATGGTCGAAGGCAAGCTCCAGACCCGCAAATGGCAGGGACAGGACGGCCAGGATCGTTACACCACCGAGATTGTGGCTGATCGTGTTGACGGCCTTGATCGTGCACCTGAAGGTCAGGGAAACTATCAGGGACGCCAGCAGGGTGGTTATCAGCAGAATAACCAGCAGAACAATTATCAGCAGCAGGCTCCGCAGGGCGGATACCAGCAGAATCAGCAGCGTCAGGCTCCGCAACAGCAGCCGCAGCAGCCGGAAGAAGATCTCGGTCCGGCATTCCCGTCCGAAGCCAGCGGCATGGACGACGTGCCATTCTAG